A single region of the Podospora pseudopauciseta strain CBS 411.78 chromosome 1, whole genome shotgun sequence genome encodes:
- the NOP2 gene encoding rRNA (cytosine-C5-)-methyltransferase nop2 (COG:A; EggNog:ENOG503NVWP): protein MGVGRRMKKQGPPEPLSEAHFANLKRKKGIPVDDIPAEEHSSKKRRTASKKPEKAIKSATGTKGTGRQANGSKKTASAPSNGVKAPKTKGKKAPEPQSDSDEEMNDEFDASDLEDEAGSDEELKLGSDFLGSDDDSVYDSDLDQDAGKKEKFVFSDDEDEDDDEREEKLTAANIEGLSRKLDQQREEEEAENEAELREGAMQTNIDGDKPHVLNSDDEDEDLAAKTKSLLAPDLQMLRTRITETIRVLEDFGELAEEGRDRAEYTNQLLKDVCAYYGYNEFLAEKLMNLFPPREAFAFFEANESARPVVIRTNTLRTHRRDLAQALINRGVTLEPVGKWSKVGLQVFDSNVPLGATPEYLAGHYILQAASSFLPVMALCPQENERCLDMASAPGGKTTHMAALMKNTGVIFANDPSKARAKGLIGNIHRLGVRNTIVCNYDAREFPRVMGGFDRVLLDAPCSGTGVIAKDPSVKTNRDEKDFQQLPHLQKQLILAAIDSVNHASKTGGYLVYSTCSVAVEENEQVVAYALSRRPNVRLVETGLPFGKEGFTSFMGKEFHPSLKLTRRYYPHLYNVDGFFVAKFQKIGPTPPNAVLANGKKDKAVTRNVDDDAMVIDKTPIATEEAGEEAKDDFGGFDDEQDADYIERAKRNAMRRRGLDPRALKKGEKKEKKGMKEETSEEEPTKEVTREKEAPKEKAEKAEAKSEKKEKKDKKGKTKETPKAEKAEEKTTEKAKPKEKKEKVKAKK from the exons ATGGGTGTCGGCCGTCGCATGAAGAAACAGGGCCCTCCCGAGCCATTATCGGAAGCCCACTTCGCCAACTTGAAGCGCAAAAAGGGAATTCCAGTCGACGACATCCCCGCCGAAGAACACTCAAGCAAGAAGCGTCGCACAGCATCCAAGAAGCCCGAGAAGGCGATCAAAAGCGCTACAGGAACAAAGGGAACTGGGAGACAGGCCAATGGCTCTAAGAAGACAGCCAGCGCACCCAGCAATGGCGTGAAGGCCCCCAAGACAAAGGGCAAGAAGGCCCCAGAGCCTCAATCAGATTCCGACGAGGAGATGAATGATGAGTTCGATGCCTCCGAcctcgaggatgaggctggTTCTGATGAGGAACTGAAGTTGGGATCTGACTTCCTTGGGTCGGATGATGACTCAGTTTACGATTCGGATCTGGATCAGGATGCaggcaagaaggagaagtttGTCTTctctgatgatgaagacgaggatgatgacgaaagAGAGGAGAAGCTCACTGCCGCCAATATCGAAGGTCTATCGAGGAAACTGGATCAAcagagggaggaagaggaggccgAAAACGAAGCCGAGTTACGCGAAGGTGCCATGCAAACAAACATCGACGGCGACAAGCCCCATGTTCTCAAcagcgacgacgaagacgaagaccTGGCCGCCAAGACCAAGAGCTTGTTGGCCCCCGATCTCCAGATGTTGAGAACCAGGATAACAGAGACAATTCGGGTGCTTGAAGATTTCGGCGAGCTTGCTGAGGAGGGGCGAGACAGAGCCGAGTACACCAACCAGCTCTTGAAGGACGTTTGCGCCTACTATGGCTACAACGAGTTCCTGGCGGAGAAGCTGATGAATCTCTTCCCCCCCAGGGAAGCGTTTGCTTTCTTCGAGGCCAACGAAAGTGCCCGTCCTGTTGTCATCCGCACAAACACCCTTCGCACCCATCGTCGCGATCTCGCCCAGGCTTTGATCAACCGCGGTGTTACTTTGGAGCCAGTTGGAAAGTGGTCCAAGGTTGGTCTGCAAGTTTTCGACTCCAACGTGCCTCTCGGTGCTACGCCCGAGTACCTCGCTGGTCATTACATCCTACAAGCCGCCTCCTCTTTCCTCCCCGTCATGGCCCTGTGCCCACAGGAGAACGAGCGCTGCCTGGATATGGCCTCTGCCCCCGGTGGTAAAACTACGCATATGGCGGCGCTGATGAAGAACACTGGTGTTATCTTTGCCAACGATCCCAGCAAGGCTCGTGCCAAGGGTTTGATTGGTAACATTCACCGTCTTGGTGTCAGAAATACCATTGTCTGCAACTACGATGCCCGCGAGTTCCCTCGTGTTATGGGCGGGTTCGATAGAGTCTTGTTGGATGCCCCATGCTCGGGTACTGGTGTTATTGCCAAGGATCCGTCAGTCAAGACCAACAGAGACGAGAAGGACTTCCAGCAATTGCCACATCTTCAAAAGCAGCTGATCCTGGCTGCGATCGACTCGGTCAACCATGCCAGCAAGACCGGTGGCTACCTGGTCTACTCTACCTGCAGTGTCGCTGTTGAGGAAAA CGAACAAGTCGTCGCCTACGCTTTGAGCCGCCGCCCCAACGTTAGATTAGTCGAG ACTGGCTTGCCATTCGGTAAAGAAGGGTTCACTAGCTTCATGGGCAAGGAGTTCCACCCCAGTCTCAAGCTGACCCGCCGCTACTATCCTCACTTGTACAACGTCGACGGTTTCTTCGTAGCTAAGTTCCAGAAGATCGGCCCAACGCCTCCAAATGCTGTCCTTGCCAACggcaagaaggacaaggcTGTCACTCGCAACGTCGACGATGATGCCATGGTCATTGACAAGACCCCCATCGCTACCGAGGAGGCTGGCGAGGAGGCGAAGGATGACTTTGGTGGTTTCGATGACGAGCAGGATGCGGACTACATTGAGCGCGCGAAGCGCAATGCCATGAGGAGACGCGGTCTGGATCCTAgggcgttgaagaagggagagaagaaggagaagaaggggatgaaggaggagacgTCCGAGGAGGAGCCTACGAAGGAAGTGACcagggagaaggaagcgcccaaggagaaggctgagaaggccgaggccaagtcggagaagaaggagaagaaggacaagaaggggaagaCCAAGGAGACAcccaaggccgagaaggcggaggagaagactacggagaaggcgaagcccaaggagaagaaggagaaggtgaaGGCTAAAAAGTAG
- a CDS encoding hypothetical protein (COG:S; EggNog:ENOG503P83D) translates to MKFSTPVALLAVAAVDAAVVQEDKRWCNTEGQACNTVARAAEAFTNAIKASGVVARDDSAAAQVAARQVDQLALAISASQADPITFYTALGLGDQFTLEEKPHAEKREAAPQWCLRFVGQSCWKRNAAPEDVKRCTAEDGACTKAKRAAEAVINTIEASADNLAKREAAPQWCLRFVGQSCWKRNAAPEAACNAPDGACTKATRDIHAMYNAARHIIDASA, encoded by the coding sequence atgaagTTTTCCACCCCCGTCGCTCTCCTCGCCGTCGCTGCCGTCGACGCCGCTGTTGTCCAGGAGGACAAGCGCTGGTGCAACACCGAGGGCCAGGCCTGCAACACCGTTGCCCGCGCCGCCGAGGCTTtcaccaacgccatcaagGCCTCCGGCGTCGTTGCCCGTGACGACTCCGCCGCCGCTCAGGTCGCCGCCCGCCAGGTCGACCAGctcgccctcgccatctccgcCTCCCAGGCCGACCCCATCACCTTCTACACcgccctcggcctcggtgaCCAGTTCACCCTCGAGGAGAAGCCCCACGCCGAGAAGCGCGAGGCCGCCCCCCAGTGGTGCCTCCGTTTCGTCGGCCAGTCCTGCTGGAAGCGCAACGCCGCCCCCGAGGACGTCAAGCGGTGCACCGCCGAGGACGGCGCCTGCACCAAGGCCAAGcgcgccgccgaggccgtcatcaacaccatcgagGCTTCCGCCGACAACCTCGCCAAGCGTGAGGCCGCCCCCCAGTGGTGCCTCCGTTTCGTCGGCCAGTCCTGCTGGAAGCGCAACGCCGCCCCCGAGGCTGCCTGCAACGCCCCCGACGGCGCCTGCACCAAGGCCACCCGCGACATCCACGCCATGTACAACGCTGCCCGCCACATCATCGATGCCTCCGCTTAA
- the CHC1 gene encoding Clathrin heavy chain (EggNog:ENOG503NWB5; COG:U; BUSCO:EOG092602BZ) gives MAAPNLPIKFQELLQLSSLGVGPTAITFNTCTLESDSYICIRDKKDEASSPEVIIVDLKNGNNVIRRPIKADSAIMHWTRQVIALKAQSRTLQIFDLEQKQKLKSTQMSEDVAFWKWISETTLGLVTETSVYHWDVFDPTQAAPVKVFDRHSNLTNNQIINYRTSADGKWMAVVGISQQQGRVVGAMQLYSKDRGITQAIEGHAAAFGTIRLDGAPEDTKLFTFAVRTASGAKLHIVEIDHPETNPVFQKKAVDVFFPPEAGSDFPVALQVSQKYGIIYLITKYGFIHLYDLETATCIFMNRISGETIFTACGDSNSTGIVGINRKGQVLFVSADENKIVPYVLESHGTELALKLASRAGLPGADNLYQQRFEQLFSNGSYQEAAKVAANSPRGFLRTPQTIERFKRLPQQPGSMSHILQYFGMLLDKGALNQHETLELAQPVLAQNRKQLLAKWLEENKLECSEQLGDMVRPHDMPMALSIYLKGNVPNKVVAGFAELGQFDKILPYCTQTGYQPDFIQLLHHIVRVNPEKGAEFATALANNEGGSLVDLERVVDIFQSQGMVQQATAFLLDALKDNKPEQGHLQTRLLEMNLLNAPQVADAILGNDMFSHFDKAQIAKLCEQAGLFQKALELYEDPAAIKRVVVGIAGAPNFNPEWLIEYFGRLSVEQSIDCLDAMLKHNIRQNLQSVVQIATKYAELLGPQRLIDLLEKYKTAEGLYYFLGSIVNVTDDSEVVFKYIEAATKTGQIREVERICRDNSVYNPEKVKNFLKEAKLSEMLPLMVVCDRFNFVHDLVLYLYQHQQFKSIEVYVQQVNPSRTPGVIGGLLDVDCDENIIKNLLSTVNPVSIPIDELVQEVETRNRLKLLLPFLEATLAAGNQQQAVFNALAKIYIDSNNNPEKFLKENDQYDTLTVGKYCEKRDPNLAYIAYSKGQNDLELVNITNENAMYKAQARYLLERGDNDLWMFVLSENNLHRRSVVDQVISTAVPESTDPAKVSLAVQCFLSADLPAELIELLEKIVLEPSPFSDNPNLQNLLMFTAAKADKARVMDYIHRLDNFSADEISNVCIEVGLFEEAFEVFKKIDNKEAAVNVLVEHVVSIDRAQAYAEEVDIPQVWSRVAKAQLDGLRVSDSIESYIKAEDPKNYEEVIEIAVAAGKNEELIKFLRMARKTLRESAIDTALAFCYARLDQLAELEDFLRATNVANIEESGDKAYAEGFFEAAKIFYTSISNWAKLATTLVHLEDYQAAVDCARKANNIKVWREVHEACVSKKEFRLAQICGLNLIVDAEQLQALVKQYEREGYFDELISLLEQGLGLERAHMGMFTELGIALSKYHPERLMEHLKLFWSRMNLPKMIRACEEANLWPELVFCYYHYDEFDNAALAVMERPENSWEHQQFKEITVKVANLEIYYKAINFYLEQNPSLLTDLLQVLTPRIDVNRVVRMFQKSDNLPLIKPFLLNVQSQNKRTVNDAINDLLIEEEDYKTLRDSVENYDNYDAVELAGRLEKHDLVFFRQIAANIYRKNKRWEKSINLSKQDKLWKDAIETAAISGKTDVVEELLRYFVDIGNRECYVGMLYACYDLIRPDLILELSWRNGLHDFTMPYMINLLCQQTKELAALKADNEARKAKEAAEKTEDDNTPILGMNRLMITAGPAQGRASPASFGGQTNGFAPQPTGFGF, from the exons ATGGCCGCGCCTAATCTACCCATCAAATTCCAGGAGCTGCTCCAGCTCAGCAGCCTGGGTGTTGGGCCAACTGCTATCACATTCAACACTTGC ACATTAGAATCAGACTCGTACATCTGCATCCGAGATAAGAAGGATGAAGCCTCTTCCCCCGAAGTCATCATTGTCGACCTCAAGAATGGCAACAATGTCATTCGCCGGCCCATCAAGGCCGACAGCGCCATCATGCACTGGACGCGTCAGGTCATCGCCCTCAAGGCCCAATCGCGAACACTGCAGATCTTCGACCTcgagcagaagcagaagctcAAGTCGACCCAGATGAGCGAGGACGTGGCCTTCTGGAAGTGGATCAGCGAGACCACGCTTGGCTTGGTGACAGAGACATCCGTCTATCATTGGGATGTTTTTGATCCGACCCAGGCGGCACCTGTCAAGGTGTTTGACCGCCACAGCAACCTCACAAATAACCAGATCATCAACTATCGGACGAGCGCTGATGGAAAGTGGATGGCCGTCGTTGGCATTTCGCAGCAACAAGGCCGCGTTGTTGGAGCCATGCAACTGTATTCGAAAGACCGCGGCATTACCCAGGCCATTGAAGGCCATGCCGCTGCCTTTGGCACTATTCGTCTCGACGGTGCCCCCGAGGACACCAAGCTGTTCACCTTCGCCGTGCGGACCGCCTCTGGAGCCAAACTTCACATCGTGGAAATTGACCACCCGGAAACGAATCCTGTCTTCCAGAAGAAGGCAGTTGATGTGTTCTTCCCGCCAGAGGCCGGCAGTGACTTCCCCGTTGCGCTTCAAGTGTCACAGAAGTATGGTATCATTTATTTGATCACCAAATACGGATTCATTCATCTCTACGACCTCGAAACTGCTACATGTATCTTCATGAACCGCATCTCGGGCGAGACCATCTTCACAGCTTGTGGCGACAGCAATTCGACTGGTATCGTCGGTATCAATCGCAAGGGTCAGGTACTCTTCGTTAGCGCCGATGAAAACAAGATCGTACCCTATGTGTTGGAAAGCCACGGCACCGAGCTGGCCCTCAAGCTGGCGTCGCGTGCTGGTCTGCCCGGTGCTGACAACCTCTATCAGCAACGGTTCGAGCAGCTGTTCAGCAACGGAAGCTACCAGGAGGCTGCTAAGGTCGCCGCCAACTCGCCCCGTGGTTTCCTGCGGACACCCCAGACGATAGAGCGTTTCAAGCGGCTTCCGCAGCAGCCTGGCTCCATGTCGCACATCTTGCAATATTTCGGCATGCTTCTTGACAAGGGTGCTCTGAACCAGCACGAAACCCTTGAGCTTGCTCAACCCGTGCTTGCCCAGAACCGGAAACAGCTCCTGGCGAAGTGGCTGGAAGAGAACAAGCTCGAGTGCTCCGAGCAACTTGGTGACATGGTCCGCCCGCATGATATGCCCATGGCCCTCAGCATCTACCTGAAGGGCAATGTGCCCAACAAGGTTGTCGCTGGCTTTGCCGAGTTGGGACAGTTTGATAAGATTCTCCCCTACTGCACTCAGACTGGCTATCAACCAGACTTCATTCAACTTTTGCACCACATCGTCCGCGTGAACCCAGAGAAGGGTGCCGAGTTCGCGACAGCACTTGCCAACAATGAAGGGGGCTCGCTTGTTGACCTCGAGCGCGTCGTGGATATCTTCCAATCGCAGGGCATGGTGCAGCAGGCTACCGCTTTCCTTCTCGATGCTCTCAAGGACAACAAGCCTGAGCAAGGCCATCTCCAGACCCGCCTCTTGGAGATGAACCTTCTCAATGCCCCCCAGGTTGCTGATGCTATCCTCGGCAACGACATGTTCTCCCACTTCGACAAGGCGCAGATTGCCAAGTTGTGCGAGCAAGCAGGATTGTTCCAAAAGGCTCTGGAGCTCTACGAGGACCCCGCAGCCATCAAGCGTGTTGTCGTAGGCATTGCCGGGGCGCCAAACTTCAACCCCGAGTGGTTAATTGAGTACTTCGGTCGCCTTTCCGTCGAGCAATCCATTGACTGCCTCGATGCTATGTTGAAGCACAATATCCGCCAAAACCTCCAGTCCGTTGTGCAGATTGCCACCAAGTATGCCGAGCTTCTCGGGCCCCAGCGTCTTATTGACCTGCTTGAGAAGTACAAGACCGCCGAAGGTCTTTACTACTTCCTTGGTAGCATTGTCAACGTTACCGATGATTCTGAGGTTGTCTTCAAGTACATCGAGGCTGCTACCAAGACGGGTCAGATCCGCGAGGTTGAGCGCATTTGCCGTGACAACAGCGTCTATAACCCAGAGAAGGTCAAGAACTTCTTGAAGGAGGCCAAGCTCAGCGAGATGCTTCCACTCATGGTGGTGTGCGATCGTTTCAACTTTGTACACGACTTGGTCCTCTACTTgtaccagcaccagcagttCAAGTCCATCGAGGTGTATGTGCAGCAAGTCAACCCTTCGAGGACTCCCGGTGTTATTGGCGGCTTGTTGGATGTCGACTGCGATGAGAACATCATCAAGAACCTTCTCAGCACAGTCAACCCAGTATCTATCCCCATCGATGAGCTTGTCCAGGAGGTCGAGACCCGCAACCGTCTCAAGTTGCTTCTTCCCTTCCTCGAGGCGACCCTGGCTGCTGGCAATCAGCAGCAGGCAGTGTTCAACGCTTTGGCCAAGATTTACATCGACTCCAACAACAATCCTGAGAAGTTTCTCAAGGAGAACGACCAGTACGACACCCTCACTGTCGGAAAGTATTGCGAGAAGCGCGATCCCAACCTCGCCTACATTGCCTATAGCAAGGGCCAGAACGACCTTGAGctcgtcaacatcaccaacgagAACGCCATGTACAAGGCCCAGGCCAGGTACCTGCTTGAGCGTGGTGATAATGACCTCTGGATGTTCGTTCTCAGCGAGaacaacctccaccgccgaTCCGTGGTCGACCAAGTCATCTCGACCGCTGTTCCCGAGTCGACGGATCCCGCCAAGGTTTCTCTTGCGGTTCAATGTTTCCTGAGCGCTGATCTTCCAGCTGAGCTCATTGAGCTGCTCGAGAAGATTGTCTTGGAGCCATCACCCTTCAGTGACAACCCGAACTTGCAGAATTTGCTCATGTTCACTGCTGCCAAGGCTGACAAGGCCCGCGTGATGGATTACATTCATCGTCTTGACAACTTCTCCGCGGATGAGATTTCTAATGTCTGCATTGAGGTTGGTCTGTTCGAGGAAGCCTTCGAGGTTTTCAAGAAGATCGACAACAAGGAGGCGGCTGTCAACGTACTCGTTGAGCATGTGGTTAGCATCGATCGTGCTCAGGCTTatgccgaggaggtcgacATCCCTCAGGTTTGGAGCAGAGTCGCCAAGGCTCAGCTTGACGGTCTCCGTGTCAGCGACTCGATCGAGTCTTACATCAAGGCGGAGGACCCCAAGAACTACGAGGAAGTTATTGAGATCGCTGTGGCTGCTGGCAAGAATGAAGAGCTCATCAAGTTCCTGCGCATGGCCCGCAAGACCCTTCGCGAGTCTGCCATTGATACTGCTCTTGCCTTTTGCTATGCTCGCCTTGATCAACttgccgagctcgaggactTCCTGCGGGCTACTAATGTCGCCAACATTGAAGAATCCGGAGACAAGGCTTACGCCGAGGGCTTCTtcgaggcggccaagatcTTCTATACCAGCATTTCCAACTGGGCGAAGTTGGCTACCACATTGGTACATCTTGAGGATTACCAAGCTGCTGTTGACTGCGCGCGCAaggccaacaacatcaaggTCTGGAGAGAAGTCCATGAGGCTTGCGTTAGCAAGAAGGAGTTCCGTCTGGCCCAGATCTGCGGTCTCAACCTTATCGTTGACGCTGAGCAGCTTCAGGCTTTGGTTAAGCAGTATGAGCGTGAGGGCTACTTTGACGAGCTCATCAGTCTTCTTGAGCAAGGTCTTGGCTTGGAGCGTGCCCACATGGGTATGTTCACTGAGCTTGGCATTGCCCTTTCCAAGTACCACCCTGAGCGGTTGATGGAGCACCTCAAGCTCTTCTGGAGCAGAATGAACCTGCCCAAGATGATCCGTGCTTGCGAGGAGGCCAACCTCTGGCCTGAGCTGGTCTTCTGCTACTACCATTATGATGAATTCGACAACGCTGCTCTTGCGGTTATGGAGCGGCCGGAAAACTCCTGGGAGCACCAGCAGTTCAAGGAGATCACCGTCAAGGTTGCCAACCTTGAGATCTACTATAAGGCCATCAACTTTTACCTTGAGCAGAATCCTTCGCTCCTTACCGACCTTCTCCAGGTCCTCACTCCTCGCATCGATGTCAACCGTGTTGTCCGCATGTTCCAGAAGTCCGACAACTTGCCTCTGATCAAACCATTCTTGCTCAACGTTCAGTCGCAGAACAAGCGCACTGTTAACGATGCCATCAACGATCTTCtgatcgaggaggaggactaCAAGACTCTCCGCGACTCTGTCGAGAACTACGACAACTATGACGCTGTCGAGCTCGCCGGCCGCCTCGAGAAGCACgatctcgtcttcttccGCCAAATTGCCGCTAACATCTACCGCAAGAATAAGCGCTGGGAGAAGTCGATCAACCTATCCAAGCAGGACAAGTTGTGGAAGGATGCCATTGAGACTGCTGCTATCTCTGGCAAGACCGATGTTGTCGAGGAGCTTCTCCGTTAT TTCGTCGACATTGGCAACAGGGAGTGCTACGTCGGCATGCTTTATGCCTGCTATGACCTCATCCGCCCCGATCTTATCCTGGAGCTCTCTTGGCGCAACGGCCTCCATGACTTCACTATGCCGTACATGATCAACCTCCTCTGCCAGCAAACCAAGGAGTTGGCCGCCCTCAAGGCTGACAACGAGGCTcgcaaggccaaggaggctgcCGAGAAGACCGAGGATGACAACACCCCCATCCTGGGCATGAACCGCCTCATGATCACCGCTGGTCCCGCTCAAGGCCGGGCCTCTCCCGCGTCTTTTGGCGGACAAACCAACGGATTTGCGCCCCAACCTACCGGTTTCGGATTCTAG
- the FMP32 gene encoding Protein fmp32, mitochondrial (EggNog:ENOG503P09U; COG:S), which translates to MTAAQSLPRFLLPRLSWTGPSGSITGASAALLQQARDSSNASLSRQPPHKRTYHTFGPSKGTPTTIPKRSLTAHFRASPPCFSQNQGRPFSTTPSRQRDHHFDTLRFVQRLQEEGFTEEQAVAMMKVLNDVIEESIQNLTRTMVPREEAAKTTYTQKVDFAKLRSELLSADSTESNTTRAAHERLTNDIAKLSSRLRDEIGRTQASVRLDLNLEKGRIREEAVSQELKIKETETKIEQEVAALRQQLEQVKFQTLQWLMGVCTGFAALMLGAWRLLM; encoded by the exons ATGACGGCCGCACAATCCCTCCCgcgcttcctcctcccccggcttAGCTGGACCGGCCCAAGCGGCAGCATCACCGGAGCTTCGGCCGCGCTGCTCCAGCAAGCCAGAGACAGCAGCAACGCCTCCCTTTCTCGACAACCACCTCACAAGAGAACATACCACACCTTCGGCCCCTCAAAAGGGACACCTACTACTATCCCAAAGCGCAGTCTCACCGCGCACTTCCGCGCCAGCCCCCCATGTTTCTCTCAGAACCAGGGACGACCCTTTTCCACGACCCCCTCCCGCCAGCGTGATCACCACTTTGACACCCTCCGCTTTGTCCAGCGgctgcaagaagaaggttTCACGGAGGAGCAAGCAGTGGCCATGATGAAGGTTCTGAACGATGTTATTGAAGAGAG CATCCAAAACCTCACCCGTACCATGGTCCCCCGCGAAGAAGCAGCCAAAACAACCTACACCCAAAAAGTAGACTTTGCCAAGCTCCGCTCGGAGCTCCTGTCGGCCGACTCGACCGAGTCCAACACCACGCGGGCCGCGCACGAGAGGTTGACGAATGACATCGCCAAGCTGAGCTCGAGACTGCGGGACGAGATTGGTCGCACGCAGGCGAGCGTGAGGCTGGACTTGAActtggagaaggggaggataagggaggaggcggtgagTCAGGAGTTGAAGATTAAGGAGACGGAGACGAAGATTGAGCAGGAGGTTGCGGCGTTGAGGCAGCAGTTGGAGCAGGTCAAGTTTCAGACTTTGCAGTGGTTGATGGGGGTATGCACGGGGTTTGCGGCGTTGATGTTGGGTGcttggaggttgttgatgtaa